The following DNA comes from Candidatus Hydrogenedentota bacterium.
GAATCTCGCCGCGAAATACGACATCAGCCGGGAAGAACAGGACGAAGTCGCGCTGCGCTCGCACAACAATGCGGAAGCGGCCACGAAAGAAGGGCGCTTCAAGGAAGAAATCCTGCCGGTGGAAATCCCGCAGAAAAAGGGCGCGCCCGTCGTCTTCGACAAGGACGAACATTTCCGGCCCGGCCTGACAAGGGACCAGCTGGCGCGGCTCAAGCCCACGTTCAAGAAAGACGGCACCGTTACGGCCGGCAACGCCTCGGGCATCAACGACGCGGCGGCGGCGCTCGTGCTGATGAGCGCGAAGAAGGCCGCCGCCTGCGGCGCGAAGCCGATTGCCAGGCTGGTCGGGCACGGCCTCGGCGGCGTCGAGCCCGAACTGATGGGCTATGGCCCCGTGCCCGCGACGAAGCAGGCGCTTGCGCGCACCGGTCTCAGCCTGGACCAGATGGAACTGATTGAACTGAACGAGGCCTTCGCCGCGCAATACATCTCCTGCGAAAAACTGCTTGGCCTGAACCGGGAAATCACGAACGTCAATGGGTCCGGCATTGGCCTCGGGCATCCGGTCGGCTGCACCGGCGTGCGGATCATCGTGAGCCTGCTTCACGAGATGCGCCGCCGCGGCAACAAGCTCGGCCTCGCCAGTCTCTGCGTCGGCGGCGGCATGGGCCAGACCACGATCTGGGAGATGGTCTAGCCGCTCCCGGTACTACCCGTGCCTGTATCCGTGCACGCGGCGCGCGAGGCCCGGCCTCGTGCGCGGAAAGCGCGCGCGGACTTGCGCGAGTGATGCGGGCTGTGTCTCGACGGCGCGCAAGAGGCAAAGGAACCGTCCCTATGAGCAACGCCGTATCGGAATCGCTGCCCCTGCCGCGCGTCATGACCATTGCCGGGAGCGACTCGGGCGGCGGCGCGGGCATCGAAGCCGATCTCAAGACCTTCACCGTCCTCGGCTGCTACGGCATGGCCGCCATCACGGCCATTACGTCGCAGAACACACAGGGCGTCTTCGGCATCCACGAAGTCCCCGCGGATGAAGTGGCCCGCCAGCTCCGCGTCGTGCTCGAAGACATCGGCGCCGACGCGATCAAGACGGGCATGCTCGCTTCCGCGCGGATTATCGAGGCCGTCGCCGCGGAATTACGGCGATTCAACCCGAAGAACCTTGTGGTGGACCCCGTCATGGTCGCCAAGAGCGGCGACGCCTTGCTCCAGGAAAGCGCCCGCGGCGCTCTGGTCCGGGAACTGCTGCCGCTGGCGCTGGCCGTTACCCCGAACGTGCCCGAGGCCGAGGCGCTCTCCGGCTTATCCATTTCCGGCGAAGCGGACCTGCGCGCCGCCGCCGAGCGCATCCATGCCCTCGGCCCGCGCTGGGTGCTCATGAAGGGCGGCCATCTCGAGGGTGCCGAAGCCGTGGACTACCTGTACGACGGGCGCGCGCTCGAACGGTTCGCCGGCCCGCGATTCGACACGCCGCACACCCACGGCACCGGCTGCACCTACGCTTCC
Coding sequences within:
- a CDS encoding acetyl-CoA C-acetyltransferase; this encodes MNEVVVVSGVRTAIGTFGGTLKDYPAPDLMALVIKEALRRANAAPEEVGDVIVGQCMQRTDEATTGRVAALKAGLPISVPGVTIQRNCASGMQCVIYGAQQIMLGDMDVVVAGGVEVMSRVPYMLYSARWGARLQHGVMADGVWDGLTDPWSGLIMGLTAENLAAKYDISREEQDEVALRSHNNAEAATKEGRFKEEILPVEIPQKKGAPVVFDKDEHFRPGLTRDQLARLKPTFKKDGTVTAGNASGINDAAAALVLMSAKKAAACGAKPIARLVGHGLGGVEPELMGYGPVPATKQALARTGLSLDQMELIELNEAFAAQYISCEKLLGLNREITNVNGSGIGLGHPVGCTGVRIIVSLLHEMRRRGNKLGLASLCVGGGMGQTTIWEMV
- the thiD gene encoding bifunctional hydroxymethylpyrimidine kinase/phosphomethylpyrimidine kinase encodes the protein MSNAVSESLPLPRVMTIAGSDSGGGAGIEADLKTFTVLGCYGMAAITAITSQNTQGVFGIHEVPADEVARQLRVVLEDIGADAIKTGMLASARIIEAVAAELRRFNPKNLVVDPVMVAKSGDALLQESARGALVRELLPLALAVTPNVPEAEALSGLSISGEADLRAAAERIHALGPRWVLMKGGHLEGAEAVDYLYDGRALERFAGPRFDTPHTHGTGCTYASAMAAWLARGENVPEAVRRAKEYVSGAIRNHVPIGRGRGPLNHLWMTPAEQPFRNPRP